In Gymnogyps californianus isolate 813 chromosome 20, ASM1813914v2, whole genome shotgun sequence, a single window of DNA contains:
- the LOC127024316 gene encoding C-C motif chemokine 4-like, whose amino-acid sequence MKVYAAVFALLLIAASCSQTFSGPVGSDLPICCFSYTHQKLPRKLILRYYSTSTSCTLPAIVFITKKGRQVCANPSDTWVQSYLQNLKQN is encoded by the exons ATGAAGGTCTATGCAGCCGTTTTCGCTCTTCTCCTCATTGCAGCCTCTTGCTCCCAAACTTTCTCTGGCCCAG TTGGATCCGACCTCCcaatctgctgcttctcttacACACACCAGAAGCTCCCGCGGAAGCTGATCCTGCGTTATTACAGCACCAGCACCAGTTGCACCTTGCCGGCCATCGT GTTCATCACAAAGAAAGGCCGTCAGGTCTGTGCCAATCCCAGTGACACCTGGGTTCAAAGTTACCTGCAAAATTTGAAGCAGAACTGA
- the LOC127024317 gene encoding C-C motif chemokine 5-like has protein sequence MNVSAACLSIILIAALFSQASPAPIGADTTVCCFSYTLRKLPQSHVKDYFYTSSKCSQPAVVFITRKEREVCANPDARWVKEYVNALELQ, from the exons ATGAACGTCTCTGCAGCGTGCCTCTCCATCATCCTCATTGCTGCCCTCTTTTCTCAGGCTTCTCCTGCTCCAA TTGGGGCTGACACAACTGTGTGCTGCTTCAGCTACACCTTACGAAAGCTGCCCCAGAGTCATGTGAAGGATTATTTCTACACCAGCAGCAAGTGCTCACAGCCAGCAGTTGT GTTCATCACCAGGAAGGAGCGGGAGGTCTGTGCTAACCCTGATGCCAGGTGGGTGAAGGAATACGTGAATGCCCTGGAACTGCAGTGA